The nucleotide sequence CGGCCCGGCGGCGACCCCTCGGCGTAGGTGTGCCTGCTCCCGACCGGGATCACGGCCTCGGGGCAGCCCTCCAGCACGGACCGCTGGGCGGTACGGCGAAAGACGAGGGGAGCGGTGCCGGGCGACGGCGTGGCCTCCTCCCCTTCCAGCACCGAGTCCAGCAGGTCCACGACGACGAAGTCGGCGAGATGGTCCGCGCACACCTCGGCGAGCTCCTCGGCGGTGCGTGTCACGTCCAGGGTGGAGCCGATCCGGTTGCCGGACTCGTTGAGCATGCTCAGACGCCTGCGGGCCAGGAACTGCTCGGTGCTGTCGATCGCGGCCAGGCACATGCCCCGGACCTCTCCGGAGCCGTCCTTCAACGGGCTGAGCGACACCAGCCACGCGTGCTCACGGGCCTCGCCCGGTGCGCGCAGCCATGCCTCGTACGGCGTCGGCTCGCCCGTCCGCAGTACGTGCTGCACCGCCTCGTCGAGTCCCTCGAAGCCCGGGATCCGTCGCATTCCGTCGACCGACTCCCCCACCCGTCGACCGAGCAGGTCCTTCTGCGGCCTGCCCATCACCCCTTCCATCGCGGAGTTCGCGGACACCGCGAGTCCGTCCTGATCGAAGAGCGCGATCGGCACGGGAAGCTGGTCAAGGGCCCACCGCCGCAGCCGCGCGGCCGGCTCGGGCACCGTGGCCGTCAGAAACCACTGGTTCTCGCCCGCCGAGCCGAGGAGCGGGTGCGCCTCCAGCTCCAGCTCCACACCGTGACCGTCCCGATGCCGCGCGTGTACGGGGCCCCGCCATTCGGCGGGCTCGGCGAGACGGCTCCGCGCCGAGGCCGGAAGGGCATCGGCCAGCAGGTCGGCCGCCCGGCGGCCGACCACCTCCCCGTGCTCGTACCCGAGGACCCGTCGGGCGCCCGCACTCCATGCGATGACCAGCCCCCTGGCGTCGACCGCGGCCGAGGCGACACCGTGCTCGCCCATCGTTTCCTCTCTCCGTACGACCGGAGCCGTCGTCCAGGGGCTCACAGATCGACTGCGAGGCACTGCTTTCAGGTTTCATTGTGCGCCGGGCCCGCCTCGCATGGCGCGCGACCACCCGAAACGCCCGAGCCCCTACCCTGCCACGCCACATGCGGCGCCGGTGCCCGGTTGCACGAGCCTCTGTGCGGTGGGAGCGGTGGGCGGGGGTGTTGGGGCCCGGGGGCTCTGGTGTGACACGGCGATGTGGTGAACGCGTTGTCCCCAGCCATGCCACGGGTTCCTTCTCGCCGTGCCCCCTGCTGATCCGCTTTCATACGAGAGGACCGGCGGTCGCAGGGGCTGCCGTGGTGGTCGGCGGGTCGGCACCGCGACCGGAGAGTGGAGACACCTTGGTGGCGTCAGAGGATGCGGCGGCGGGGTCACGGAGGCGTCCTCGAGGGCTGTTCGTCGGGTTGTGCACGCTGGATGTGATCCAGCTCGTCGACCGTGTGCCGGGTTCCAACGAGAAGCTGACGGCTCATGAGCAGGTCGTGGCCGCGGGCGGTCCGGCCGCGAACGCGGCCGTCGCGTTCGCCCACTTGGGCGGCGCGGCCACGCTGCTCACCGCGATCGGCTGCCATCCGCTGGGGACCGCCGTCGTGGCGGACCTGGACCGGCTGGGCGTGACCGTGGTGGATCTGGCGGCCGACTCGGTGGAGCCGCCCGCCGTGTCGTCCGTTCTGGTGACCGCGTCCAGCGGAGACCGCGCCGTCGCCTCGACCAACGCGACGGCGTACCGGCTCGCCCCGCCCGACGATCTCGACACCCTGGTGACGGACTGCGACATCGTCGAATTCGACGGCCACCACCCTGAGTTGGCCGTGGCCGCCGCCCGCGCGGCGCGTGCCGCCGGACGCCGGACCGTTCTCGACGGGGGCAGCTGGAAGGCCGGTACGGAGCGGCTGCTGGCGTGGATCGACGTGGCCGTCTGCTCGGCCGATTTCCGCCCGCCCGCCACCGACATCCCGACGGCCGCGTCGGCGAGCACGCCGACGGACACCCTGCGGTTCCTGCGGGACCACGGGGTCGGCTGGTCCGCGGTCAGCCGGGGCGGGCAGCCCATCGTGTGGGCGGGGCCCGACAGCGGGGGCACGGTGGCCGTGCCTGAGGTAGGGGTGGCGGACACGCTGGGCGCGGGAGACGTCCTGCACGGGGCGCTCGCCCATCACCTCGCGGTGCGGGACGACTTGACGTCACGAGGCTTCGCCGAGGCACTGCGCGGAGCGGCCTCGGTGGCCTCACGGGCGTGTGCCGCGTTCGGCACCCGGGCATGGATGCGGGGAGGGTAGGCCCACTCACAGGCAGTGCATCGGAACAGTCGCGTCTCCGACCTCACCTCATTGGCACCCCACCGTGCACGTCGCGCACTCGTATCCCCGGACCACGGCCCTGGACCACGGCCCTGGGCCGGGCCCTCGCCGCGGGCCGCGCCGCGGCCCGACTGCCTTGCTCCGCCCTGGCCGCGCCCCACCGCTCGTGGTGGAACCTCAACGCGCAGCCGGAGTACTGATCGTCCACGGCTCCAACCATCCCGAACATCTCGAACTCGACGCGATCACACGGACGTTGAGCGAGTTCCGGGAAAACCTCGTCATCGGCGCGGCCGACGCCCCGACGGGTGACGGCGTCGGCCTCCTGCGCGCCGATCAACTACCACCCGCACTTCCTGGCGCCCGGCCCGGACGGCGGACCGCACCTGCCGACCACCTTCTCCCCCGAGTACGGCGGCGACTCCCGCGGGACTGCGGCTACGCCCCCGATCGACGTACGGGACGGGCGGGGCCGCCCTCTCCGGTACTCCGCCGCCGGCGACGGCGCGATCCAAGTCCCTCGCCGGTTCACTCGTATGACCCGGCAAGGAGGGCTCCTGCCCGGACGACCGGCCGGCCGTCGGCGCGAGCGCGGACCCAGGCCGTCCCGAGCACACCTGACACGGTCAGGAGGCCGTCGCGGACGGCAGGGGGCGGACGGCGGGGGGCCGAGTGAGGATCGTTTCGCGGGAGACCAGGCAGTCTTCGAGGAACGCCAGGGCGCGCAGATGGTACGAGCGGGCAGCCCAGCCGAGGCTGATGTTGTGCCCGGCCGCCGGCTGACGATCGACGTGCACGCGCGGGGCGGCCGTGAAGCACGCGGCCAGATCGGTGAGGGCCGCGTCGTCATGGCGCCACCACGCCTCGTGCTCGGCGAAGGTCAGCCGTACGGGCACGCGGACTCGGGGCGCCGTGGCGCGGAAGAGCGACGGCCAGCGGGCCAGCTCCGCCCGTTCCAGGGCGGGCACGGGCTCGACGACCGAGCCGATCGCCGCGAAGGTACCCGGCGGATACAGACGCAGCGGCCCCCAGCTCCGGCGCAGCCGGCCGCTGTCGTCGCGGCCGGTCGGCAGCTCGTGCGGCTCGACGGCGTACACGTGGCCGCATCCGGAGATGTCCAGCCCGAGCAGGTGCGGCAGACCGGTGGGGTCCGCGGCGGCGGTGAGCGCCACCTTGCCGCCGTAGGAGTGGGCGAGGAGGAACAGGCCCGCGCCCGTGGCATGACAGGAGGCGAAGTCGCGCAGAGCCGCGCGCAGGGAGACGGCCTGCTCCGCCAGGTCCTGTCCCTCGGCCGGCCGGGCGGCGGAGCGGTGGTAGCCAGGCCGGTCCACGGCCAGGACGGTGTAGCCGAGGCCCGCCCCCAGTGTCAGCAGCGACTGCCGCGGATGGGCTCGACAGTCGAAGTAGCCCGCGTTCATGCCGCCGCCGTGCACGGCGGCCACGACAGCGCGCGCGGAGCCGTCGGACGGCTCGGCGAGCAGTGCGGACAGCGGCACCCCTGCGGCGTCCAGGGTGATCCGGCGCACCCCGCGCGACGATTCGTGGACCGGTCGGGTCATGATCGCTCTCCTCCGGGTGGTGCGGCCAAGGCTCTCCCGTCCGGCCGATGTCCGCATGTCCGCACCCGCGCCGCCGCGGACGACGATCCGGGCGCCGGTTCGCTCCAGGCCCTGTGCCCGCGTCCAGCCGCCACGTTCTCGGAACGGCGCCGCCTCGTGGACATGGATGGGCGGGAAACGTGTGGCCTCCGCCAGATGGCGGTCACCGCACCGGCACTGCGCAGCGGGCGATACCGGTTCCGACGGCGCTCGGTCTCAGCGCTGGGGCTGTCCCCGAAGGCCGTCACCGTCAGGAAGCGCATCGGGAGTCCGACGAGGCGGCGGAGCTGTGCGGGGCTGTACGGGGCTTCAGGGAAGTCGTACCGGCCTTCCAGTGAGGTACGACGTGCGGCGTACTGGTGGACCTGTGCACCCCGGGGCTCGCGGCTGTTCGACACCGTCCCGCGTCGTCCGGCGTCAGCGGCTGCGGCGCGCTCGCTTCTCCCACCACGGCTCCGCGCCCTCCACGGCCACGAACTCGTGGAAGTCCATGTTGGCCATCGCCAGGTTGCACACCAACGAGCCGACCACGCCGTACGGAAGGAGGGTGGAATGTCCCGGGGTGCAGTACAGGTCGACAACGGTCAGCGGCCGGTCGGGGTCGGCGAAGGTCCTGGCGTCGGCGAGCGCGACCAGCGTTGTGCGCTCCCCGGGCGGGACCAGCGCGGGGACCTGGCCCGGCCCGAGGTGCTCGAAGGCCCGGTCGTCGACGACCAGCGCCTCCAACGGGAAGTGGTCGACGTCGATCTCGTCCGGGTCCAGGTGCGTGCCGATCCAGCCGTCCTCGTCGGCACCACCGAGTTCGTCGAGCAGCGTGCGCCAGCCCTTCTCGTCGTCGAAGGAGGTACGGACCAGCAGGGCCTGTTCGGTCGAGGGCAGCGCCGGGAACGAAAAGCGCGAGGGCAGCGTCGGCGCGGGGAAGACCGGGACCGGGTGGGCCGGTCGGCCGCCGTCGCCCTCGTACATGCCGCGCCTGTCCATGCCGCGCACCAGGTCGTCGAAGGCGAGCGTGCCGCCCGCCAGCGCGGCCAGGATCTCGCCGAGCCGGGACGACGGGACCCGGACACCGCGGCCGGGTATCCCCGCCAGGTCCACCAGCAACGGCCCGTCCCCGCCGTAGACCACAGAAATGTCCGCCAGGACGACGACCGGTGATCCGAGCCCGCCGCCCGGAACGAGCGCCGGTACGTTGCCGCCGAGCAGGTTCTCCCACCCGCTCCCCTCCACCGGGCGGAGCCGCACCCCGCCGCCCCCGAGGACAAGCACATCGTTTTCCCGTCGGCCGCCGACCTCGTCGAGCAGTCCGCCCCACAAAGCCTTGTCGTGCTCGCAGCACGCGCTGACCAACAGCACTTCACCAGGCGTGGGCCGGGGAAGCTCGGGAAACGACATGACACTCCTTCGAGGGGGCGGCGCGAGGACCAGGACCCTAGCCCACCCGGTCTCGGGGCGGTGGAGCGTGGTCAGCCGTCTTCGCCATGCCGGCGGTCAGGCCTTCCCGCGGCGCTGCCGGGGCGTGCCGGAGAAGCGGCGGCGTGGTTCCGGGGCGCATGCCAGGCAGGTGGTGAGGACGGCGGCGAGAGCACCGGCCCACAACACGTGGGCGTCGTCCCAGCGCGGGTCGCCCGGTGGTACGAAGAGGGCGAAGCGGGGTGGGAGGAGCGCGCCGGCTGTGACCGGCAGCGCCAGCACGGCGCCCGCCACGGCCGGCCCCGGCACGCTCATGGCGGTGAACCGCACCGTCGCCGCGGCCAGTGCGAGCGCCAGCGCCCACAGCGTGCCGGCCTCGACCGTCACCGCCCCCCACGGCATCGCTGCCCATTCCCCGGTGTCGGCGCCCGCCCGTAGGACGGCCAGCACCGCCATCCACCAGGCCGCCACCGCCGGCAGGACGACGGCCGCACGCAACGCCTGCCGCAGCGGACGCGGCACAGGAGGGACGCCGGTGGTGTGCCGGGCCGGATCGTCCAGGACGAACGCCATCCCCACCGCCCCGCACAGCGCGGCCGTCCGCACCAGGTTGACGAGCACCTCCGCCGGGAGGTCCGTCGAGAAGAGCACCGGTACGGCGGCGATGGCCAGTCCCAGTGCCCAGCCGGCGGCGAACAGGGTCCACGGCAGCGACCGCGCCGTGGGCCGTACCAGGGCCGCCACCACCAGGAGCCACCGCCTCATGCGCACTGGTACTCCCGGTCGTCGGCGGTCTCGGCCGGGGCGGTGACGCCCAGCAGGGCGGCCGCGCGGTCGGTGGTCGTGCCGGAGGCGGAGAGCTCCGCCCAGGATGCCTTCACCCTGCGGTCCACCTCTGCCTGTGGCTCGGCCAACAGCCGCTGGACCACGGCGAGTTCACGGCCCCGCAGGGCGACCGCGGTCACCGGAGCCTGAATCACCCCGGGACTGTTGAGCCCGTTGCCGGTGTCCTCGAACATGGC is from Streptomyces sp. NBC_01314 and encodes:
- a CDS encoding alpha/beta hydrolase yields the protein MTRPVHESSRGVRRITLDAAGVPLSALLAEPSDGSARAVVAAVHGGGMNAGYFDCRAHPRQSLLTLGAGLGYTVLAVDRPGYHRSAARPAEGQDLAEQAVSLRAALRDFASCHATGAGLFLLAHSYGGKVALTAAADPTGLPHLLGLDISGCGHVYAVEPHELPTGRDDSGRLRRSWGPLRLYPPGTFAAIGSVVEPVPALERAELARWPSLFRATAPRVRVPVRLTFAEHEAWWRHDDAALTDLAACFTAAPRVHVDRQPAAGHNISLGWAARSYHLRALAFLEDCLVSRETILTRPPAVRPLPSATAS
- a CDS encoding PfkB family carbohydrate kinase yields the protein MVASEDAAAGSRRRPRGLFVGLCTLDVIQLVDRVPGSNEKLTAHEQVVAAGGPAANAAVAFAHLGGAATLLTAIGCHPLGTAVVADLDRLGVTVVDLAADSVEPPAVSSVLVTASSGDRAVASTNATAYRLAPPDDLDTLVTDCDIVEFDGHHPELAVAAARAARAAGRRTVLDGGSWKAGTERLLAWIDVAVCSADFRPPATDIPTAASASTPTDTLRFLRDHGVGWSAVSRGGQPIVWAGPDSGGTVAVPEVGVADTLGAGDVLHGALAHHLAVRDDLTSRGFAEALRGAASVASRACAAFGTRAWMRGG
- a CDS encoding ABC transporter produces the protein MRRWLLVVAALVRPTARSLPWTLFAAGWALGLAIAAVPVLFSTDLPAEVLVNLVRTAALCGAVGMAFVLDDPARHTTGVPPVPRPLRQALRAAVVLPAVAAWWMAVLAVLRAGADTGEWAAMPWGAVTVEAGTLWALALALAAATVRFTAMSVPGPAVAGAVLALPVTAGALLPPRFALFVPPGDPRWDDAHVLWAGALAAVLTTCLACAPEPRRRFSGTPRQRRGKA